One stretch of Paenibacillus sp. FSL R5-0341 DNA includes these proteins:
- a CDS encoding leucine-rich repeat domain-containing protein produces the protein MGMDITYAFTDERFRRVVLDRFCNQRGFIQESDVCEVEILQLSNHNISNLDGIEYFRGLQELDCDYIQLTGLDLTQNHKLRMLRCRENQLLTLDLSPNKELQVLDCSFNRLRKLDLSHNSKLVTLECHWNMLSELVTESLERLEELSCSYNALFSLDLEHNKQLQRLDCANNYMLELNVTGCPNLIELRCHHNHIKQLDLRSNLVLESVRCFNNHISELDIRHNVQLRELYCSENKLTELDYSANPKLERLQFADNLIFESNHEVQGMGVFQYDVSMSNYQIRLLVQGNELVVTAQVSTKTEMEALSPYMEATWKRWDMLGEQALRTIAEAHPDEDINALVLVDAEFQGDQYFRLGYDAGDTPAGRLYIYAEFDEEFQMLDTLIYETY, from the coding sequence ATGGGTATGGATATCACCTATGCTTTCACGGATGAACGTTTCAGGCGAGTTGTGTTGGATCGTTTTTGTAATCAGAGGGGGTTCATTCAGGAGAGTGACGTTTGTGAGGTTGAGATATTACAACTTTCCAATCACAATATTAGCAACCTTGACGGAATCGAGTATTTTAGGGGTCTTCAAGAGCTGGATTGTGACTATATTCAATTGACCGGTCTGGATCTTACTCAGAATCACAAGCTGAGGATGTTACGTTGCAGAGAAAATCAGCTTCTTACACTGGACCTTAGTCCAAATAAAGAATTACAGGTGCTTGATTGCAGCTTTAATCGACTTCGTAAATTGGATCTTTCTCATAATTCCAAGCTTGTTACGTTGGAGTGTCACTGGAATATGTTGTCGGAGCTGGTTACAGAGTCCCTTGAGCGATTGGAGGAACTCAGTTGCAGTTATAACGCTCTTTTCTCGCTTGACCTTGAACACAATAAGCAACTGCAGCGACTCGATTGCGCCAACAATTACATGTTGGAACTTAATGTAACCGGTTGTCCAAATTTAATTGAACTTCGCTGTCACCACAACCATATCAAACAGTTGGATCTTCGTTCGAATTTGGTTTTGGAGAGTGTCCGTTGTTTTAACAATCACATTAGCGAACTGGACATTCGACATAACGTGCAACTACGTGAGCTGTACTGTTCCGAGAACAAATTAACCGAGTTGGATTATAGCGCTAATCCCAAGCTGGAGAGGCTGCAGTTTGCAGATAATCTGATTTTTGAATCCAATCATGAAGTTCAGGGGATGGGTGTATTCCAGTATGACGTATCAATGTCCAATTATCAGATACGCTTGCTGGTTCAGGGTAATGAGCTTGTAGTTACTGCACAGGTTTCAACCAAAACAGAGATGGAAGCCTTATCTCCATATATGGAAGCGACATGGAAACGATGGGATATGCTTGGTGAGCAGGCGCTTAGAACCATTGCCGAGGCCCATCCGGACGAGGATATTAATGCATTGGTTTTGGTTGATGCCGAATTTCAGGGAGATCAATATTTCCGATTGGGTTATGATGCGGGGGATACACCTGCAGGCCGACTGTACATATACGCGGAGTTTGATGAGGAATTTCAAATGTTGGACACCTTGATCTATGAAACATATTAA
- a CDS encoding nitroreductase family protein: MSELENLVKNRRSAVIFEEGIEISDSELQEMFALNKFAPSAFNLQHTHYLVLKDEEQIEKVYEASQQYKVKTASAVIVVLGDVNAHHHIRTINEGLLNLGALTPFQYEQESQSVTEFYESRGRFFQREDAIRNASLSAMQLMLIAQDRGWDTCPMIGFDSEELQRSLDIPDHYVPAMMITIGKKSEAKQRPRGYRKPINEYVSFNKMHAE, from the coding sequence ATGAGTGAGTTAGAGAATCTAGTCAAAAACCGTAGATCGGCCGTTATTTTTGAAGAAGGAATTGAAATTTCGGATTCGGAACTACAAGAGATGTTTGCCCTGAACAAATTCGCACCATCTGCCTTCAACCTGCAACACACGCACTATCTTGTGCTTAAAGATGAGGAACAGATAGAGAAAGTCTATGAAGCTTCCCAGCAATATAAAGTAAAAACAGCTTCTGCGGTCATCGTGGTATTGGGCGACGTCAATGCGCATCATCATATCCGCACCATTAACGAAGGCTTGCTGAACCTGGGCGCACTCACTCCGTTTCAATACGAGCAGGAATCCCAAAGTGTCACTGAATTTTATGAATCTCGCGGCAGATTCTTCCAACGTGAGGATGCGATTCGCAATGCCAGCTTGTCTGCCATGCAATTGATGTTGATCGCTCAGGATCGCGGTTGGGACACCTGTCCAATGATTGGTTTTGACTCGGAAGAACTGCAACGGAGTTTGGATATTCCCGACCATTATGTACCTGCCATGATGATTACGATCGGCAAAAAGTCGGAAGCCAAACAGCGTCCACGCGGTTACCGTAAACCGATTAACGAATATGTTAGCTTCAACAAAATGCACGCTGAATAA
- a CDS encoding M15 family metallopeptidase, whose amino-acid sequence MKSFTRKSIISTILVGSVVSGSAFTTLPITSSLNPVASAASSSFTQFLHDNAPGRTIKTIKNVATVTNVSSTVVLVNKKRNLPSTYAPQDLVVPNIPFSFSGSSPKKQMRKVAATAIEKLFAAAKKDGIDIKAVSGYRSYATQKSIFDRNASIKGEAVANKTSARPGQSEHQTGLAMDISSASAGYDLQQSFGNTKEGKWLKANAHKYGFIIRYGKDQEKLTGYSYEPWHVRYVGVYIAGEITNQKLTLEQYLERAK is encoded by the coding sequence ATGAAATCTTTTACTCGTAAATCCATCATATCCACAATTCTGGTAGGTTCTGTTGTATCAGGTTCTGCTTTTACTACCCTTCCTATTACTTCAAGCTTGAATCCTGTCGCATCTGCTGCGAGTTCCAGCTTCACTCAATTTCTGCATGATAATGCACCTGGTCGTACGATCAAAACGATTAAAAATGTAGCAACGGTGACCAATGTGTCTAGTACAGTTGTGCTTGTCAATAAAAAGAGAAATCTGCCTTCGACTTATGCACCTCAAGATTTGGTAGTCCCTAATATTCCTTTTAGCTTCTCAGGCTCCAGTCCGAAGAAACAAATGCGTAAAGTGGCTGCAACCGCGATTGAAAAATTATTCGCCGCCGCCAAAAAAGACGGCATTGATATCAAAGCGGTGTCCGGCTATCGCTCTTATGCGACCCAAAAATCGATCTTTGACCGTAATGCCAGTATCAAAGGTGAAGCTGTTGCCAATAAGACAAGTGCTCGTCCAGGACAAAGCGAACATCAGACTGGCCTAGCCATGGATATCTCCAGCGCTTCGGCCGGTTATGATCTACAACAAAGCTTCGGCAACACCAAAGAAGGCAAATGGCTGAAAGCCAATGCCCACAAGTACGGATTCATCATCCGTTACGGTAAAGATCAGGAGAAATTGACAGGCTATTCTTATGAGCCATGGCATGTACGTTATGTAGGTGTATATATTGCTGGTGAGATTACTAACCAGAAACTTACGCTGGAGCAGTATTTGGAACGTGCCAAATAA
- a CDS encoding iron-sulfur cluster biosynthesis family protein, whose translation MYIQITDLAAKRLTESLNDQPGYFKVIYDLEGCGCNGVIAIIIVDELATLDAQIETNLVPFYVDPKQQLNLEQHMKLDTEENYPSFKLSSDSGVLSGNVRVRDTRAVTVGNSSGSDACML comes from the coding sequence ATGTATATTCAAATTACTGATCTGGCTGCAAAACGCTTGACCGAAAGCCTGAATGACCAACCCGGATATTTCAAAGTAATCTATGACCTAGAAGGTTGCGGATGTAACGGAGTTATCGCGATTATCATTGTTGACGAACTTGCGACTCTCGACGCGCAGATTGAAACCAATCTGGTCCCGTTCTATGTTGATCCGAAGCAGCAGCTGAATCTTGAACAACACATGAAGCTGGATACGGAAGAAAACTATCCTTCTTTCAAATTGAGCAGTGATTCCGGTGTCCTCAGCGGTAACGTTCGTGTTCGTGATACCCGCGCCGTGACTGTAGGAAACTCCAGTGGATCTGACGCCTGCATGCTGTAA
- a CDS encoding ABC transporter ATP-binding protein, whose protein sequence is MIQFENVSKQYPDGTTALRQVNLNINKGELFVMIGPSGCGKTTMLKMINRLIERTDGTVSINERPIDEYNIHELRWNIGYVLQQIALFPHMTIAENIAVVPELRKWKSDQIKKRVHTLLDMVGLHGDTYSERKPAELSGGQQQRIGVLRALAADPEIVLMDEPFSALDPMSREKLQDDILDIQRQMKKTIVFVTHDIQEAMKLGDRICIMKDGQVLQVGTPEELIQHPANDFVREFVGSPISDMSEQSAFDLESIMLPISPGHVPKSAKTAVPVSITLTELVEIMTFHDRLLVERNRQIIGEISRADLMKYWSGQLQERGDGHE, encoded by the coding sequence ATGATTCAGTTTGAAAATGTATCTAAACAATATCCTGATGGGACTACAGCCTTGCGTCAGGTTAATCTCAACATTAACAAAGGAGAACTGTTCGTCATGATTGGTCCAAGTGGATGTGGCAAAACCACCATGCTCAAAATGATCAATCGCCTGATTGAACGAACAGATGGAACAGTAAGCATTAATGAACGCCCAATCGATGAATACAACATTCACGAATTGCGATGGAATATCGGATATGTGCTGCAACAGATTGCATTGTTCCCGCATATGACGATTGCCGAGAATATTGCGGTTGTTCCTGAACTGCGAAAATGGAAGTCAGATCAAATCAAGAAGCGCGTACATACGTTGCTGGACATGGTTGGATTGCACGGAGACACGTACAGTGAGCGTAAACCTGCCGAGTTATCTGGAGGACAACAGCAGAGAATTGGTGTGTTGCGTGCACTCGCTGCCGATCCCGAGATTGTCTTGATGGATGAACCGTTCAGTGCACTCGATCCGATGAGCCGCGAGAAATTGCAGGACGATATTCTGGATATCCAGCGTCAGATGAAGAAAACAATTGTGTTTGTCACCCATGATATTCAGGAAGCGATGAAGCTGGGGGATCGCATCTGCATTATGAAGGATGGACAGGTTCTACAGGTAGGCACTCCGGAAGAACTGATCCAGCATCCAGCCAATGATTTCGTACGCGAGTTTGTGGGGAGTCCAATTTCCGATATGAGTGAACAGTCTGCATTTGATCTCGAATCCATCATGTTACCCATCTCACCTGGTCATGTGCCAAAATCGGCCAAAACAGCCGTTCCCGTATCCATTACGTTGACGGAGTTAGTTGAGATCATGACTTTCCATGACCGTCTGCTGGTTGAACGTAACCGCCAGATTATTGGCGAGATCAGTCGGGCTGATCTGATGAAATATTGGTCCGGTCAGTTACAGGAGCGAGGTGATGGACATGAGTAG
- the opuFB gene encoding osmoprotectant update ABC transporter permease/substrate-binding subunit OpuFB (The ABC transporter OpuF is widely distributed in Bacillus species other than B. subtilis. OpuFA is the ATP-binding subunit, while OpuFB is a fusion of permease and substrate-binding subunits.) has protein sequence MSRFTEVFSERKGQLLSALLEHIQISFIALFFAVLIAIPLGIYLTRKPRVAEPIIGVTAVLQTIPSLALLGLLIPLFGIGTLPAIIALVVYALLPVLRNTYTGISEVDPSMVEAANAMGMNSRQRLIKVELPLAMPVIMAGIRTAMVLIVGTATLAALIGAGGLGALILLGIDRNDTALIILGAIPAALLAILFDVLLRQFQRLSFKKTLVTLGSLALIAILVITIPFFARGGQKDLVISGKLGAEPEILINMYKLLIEKDTDLTVELKPGLGKTPFLFNALKSGDIDIYPEFTGTAISEFMKETAVSTDRTEVYEQARDGMLSQFNMVLLNPMDYNNTYTLAVPQSIADQYNLKTISDLKPVEQQMKAGFTLEFSDREDGYLGIQKKYGIEFPNVATMEPKLRYGAVQRGDINLVDAYSTDSELRQYELVVLEDDQELFPPYQGAPMLRQETADQYPQLVEVLNQLAGKITDDEMRQMNYDVNVEGANPEKVAAEYLKQAGLL, from the coding sequence ATGAGTAGATTCACGGAGGTGTTCAGCGAGCGTAAAGGTCAGTTATTGTCTGCACTGCTTGAACATATTCAGATCTCATTTATCGCGTTGTTCTTTGCTGTTCTCATTGCTATTCCGCTTGGTATCTATTTGACACGAAAGCCAAGAGTTGCTGAACCGATTATCGGGGTTACGGCTGTATTGCAAACCATTCCTTCTCTGGCGCTTCTCGGATTGCTTATCCCGTTATTCGGCATAGGCACACTGCCTGCAATTATTGCACTGGTGGTGTATGCGCTGCTCCCGGTACTTCGCAACACGTACACAGGCATATCCGAAGTCGATCCTTCCATGGTCGAAGCGGCGAATGCGATGGGCATGAATAGTCGGCAACGGCTAATCAAAGTGGAGCTACCGCTGGCGATGCCTGTCATTATGGCCGGAATTCGGACCGCGATGGTCCTGATTGTAGGGACGGCGACACTTGCTGCTTTGATCGGCGCAGGAGGCTTGGGTGCATTAATCTTACTGGGCATTGATCGGAATGATACGGCACTGATCATCCTAGGAGCTATTCCAGCCGCATTGTTGGCCATTTTGTTTGATGTGCTATTGCGTCAGTTCCAGCGCTTGTCATTCAAGAAAACTTTGGTTACCTTGGGTTCGCTTGCTCTGATCGCGATACTTGTGATCACCATTCCCTTTTTTGCGAGGGGAGGACAGAAGGATCTCGTCATTTCCGGGAAACTGGGGGCGGAACCCGAAATTCTGATTAATATGTACAAATTACTGATTGAAAAAGATACAGACCTGACCGTTGAACTAAAGCCCGGATTAGGCAAAACGCCATTCCTTTTCAATGCACTCAAGTCGGGTGATATTGATATCTATCCTGAATTCACAGGGACAGCCATCTCCGAATTCATGAAGGAAACAGCTGTGAGTACGGATCGGACAGAGGTCTACGAACAGGCTAGAGACGGAATGCTGAGTCAGTTCAACATGGTGCTTCTGAACCCTATGGATTACAACAACACGTACACTTTGGCTGTACCCCAGAGTATCGCAGATCAATACAATCTCAAAACGATTTCCGATCTCAAACCGGTGGAGCAGCAGATGAAGGCAGGATTTACACTTGAATTCTCGGATCGGGAAGACGGATACCTTGGCATCCAGAAGAAGTATGGGATTGAATTCCCGAACGTGGCCACAATGGAACCCAAGCTTCGCTATGGTGCTGTTCAGCGTGGCGATATCAACCTCGTAGATGCCTACTCCACAGATAGTGAGTTGAGACAATATGAACTCGTTGTGCTGGAGGATGATCAGGAGTTATTCCCGCCTTATCAAGGCGCACCGATGCTTCGTCAAGAAACGGCAGATCAATATCCACAACTGGTTGAGGTGCTGAATCAGCTTGCTGGCAAAATTACCGATGACGAGATGCGTCAGATGAACTATGACGTGAACGTAGAGGGAGCGAATCCCGAAAAGGTGGCAGCAGAGTACCTTAAACAGGCTGGATTGCTGTAA
- a CDS encoding NAD(P)/FAD-dependent oxidoreductase, with amino-acid sequence MTQETYDLIAIGTGSAASSVITRCAEAGWKIAVIDEREFGGTCALRGCDPKKVLAGAAELIDWNERMQGKGIQGQARIDWSELMAFKRTFTESIPRASEDKFKQAGMDTFHGKASFVDEDHIQVGEEVLHGKHILIATGARPAPLEIEGSEHLIYSDDFLDLEQLPDRLVLVGGGYIAFEFAHIAARAGAEVHILHRSEQPLKSFDAELVECLLQKSKEIGIHVHLNAEVKSIRQEGNAYVVHGTRNGADHQWQCGLVVHGAGRVPNVDGLELEKANVSYSKKGITVNEYLQSESNRRVYAAGDVTDTKGLPLTPLAGQESRAVSFNLLEGNQHKPNYKVMPSIVFTVPALGSVGMSTEQAQKEGYEVQVNDMSKWYTYKRTHEKVAMAKVVIDKSTGRILGAHVLGSKTEELINLFAVAIQFNLTTDQLNTMNFAYPTAASDLGSLL; translated from the coding sequence ATGACCCAAGAAACCTATGACTTGATTGCAATCGGAACAGGAAGTGCAGCAAGCTCTGTAATCACCCGTTGCGCTGAAGCTGGCTGGAAAATCGCTGTGATTGATGAACGTGAGTTCGGAGGAACCTGCGCACTGCGCGGTTGTGATCCCAAGAAAGTGCTGGCTGGAGCCGCGGAGCTGATTGACTGGAATGAACGGATGCAAGGGAAAGGAATTCAAGGACAGGCGAGAATAGACTGGTCTGAATTGATGGCGTTTAAGCGCACTTTTACCGAGAGCATACCCAGAGCAAGCGAGGATAAATTCAAACAGGCCGGAATGGATACGTTTCATGGTAAAGCATCATTTGTCGATGAAGACCATATTCAAGTGGGAGAAGAAGTGCTCCATGGCAAACACATCCTGATTGCTACCGGTGCAAGACCTGCGCCACTTGAGATTGAGGGCTCAGAGCATCTTATATATAGTGATGACTTTCTGGATCTGGAACAGCTGCCGGATCGATTAGTTCTGGTAGGCGGTGGATACATTGCATTTGAGTTTGCGCATATTGCGGCCAGAGCCGGGGCGGAAGTCCATATCCTGCATCGGAGTGAACAGCCTCTGAAGTCGTTTGATGCGGAGCTTGTAGAATGTTTGTTGCAAAAATCAAAAGAGATCGGCATTCATGTTCACTTGAACGCGGAGGTGAAGTCCATACGGCAAGAGGGGAACGCCTATGTCGTTCATGGCACACGTAATGGTGCAGATCACCAGTGGCAGTGCGGACTTGTCGTTCATGGAGCTGGGCGTGTTCCTAATGTGGATGGGCTGGAATTGGAGAAAGCCAACGTCAGCTACAGCAAAAAGGGGATTACGGTGAACGAGTACTTGCAAAGTGAAAGTAATCGGAGAGTGTATGCTGCTGGCGATGTGACCGACACAAAAGGACTGCCTTTGACCCCGCTAGCTGGACAGGAATCCCGCGCAGTATCGTTTAATTTGTTGGAGGGAAATCAACACAAACCAAATTATAAAGTCATGCCTTCCATTGTGTTTACTGTCCCTGCACTTGGATCTGTAGGCATGAGTACGGAACAAGCCCAGAAAGAAGGCTACGAGGTACAAGTCAATGATATGTCGAAATGGTATACTTACAAGCGAACGCATGAAAAAGTTGCCATGGCCAAAGTGGTGATCGATAAATCAACCGGCCGTATTCTGGGTGCGCATGTGCTCGGTAGCAAAACAGAAGAATTGATTAACCTTTTTGCAGTGGCGATTCAATTCAATCTAACGACTGATCAGCTAAACACCATGAATTTTGCATATCCTACTGCTGCATCGGACTTGGGTTCGCTATTGTAG
- a CDS encoding DUF1349 domain-containing protein, with product MSSDFIGLHEGKWTTEPVAARMDRDRFVVEAQEGSDFWEKTFYGFCHRNGHAMLAPWDGTEAIEISFDLSSFTELYDQAGLMLWYGKDQWIKAGVEVNDGVAHVGAVVTDTYSDWSLSPVPEWGGRIVTIRASYSNEAVVIRARTDEHAWRTIRVARFAYPTNKQAGPFLCSPKRAGFEVAFTKWRSTAPDEDLHTDPPITD from the coding sequence ATGTCATCGGATTTTATAGGGCTGCATGAAGGCAAGTGGACCACGGAACCTGTTGCTGCGCGGATGGATAGGGATCGTTTCGTCGTGGAAGCTCAGGAAGGTAGTGACTTCTGGGAAAAAACATTCTACGGGTTCTGTCATCGGAATGGACACGCCATGCTTGCACCATGGGATGGAACGGAAGCCATTGAAATATCTTTCGATCTGAGTTCATTTACCGAATTGTATGATCAGGCGGGATTAATGTTATGGTATGGAAAAGATCAATGGATCAAGGCTGGGGTTGAAGTCAATGATGGTGTCGCTCATGTCGGAGCCGTCGTGACGGATACGTATTCCGATTGGTCATTATCTCCGGTGCCAGAGTGGGGTGGACGAATTGTAACGATCAGAGCCTCCTACAGTAACGAGGCCGTTGTCATACGTGCTCGCACAGATGAGCATGCCTGGCGAACAATTCGAGTTGCGCGGTTTGCCTATCCGACGAACAAACAAGCCGGTCCGTTCCTATGTTCACCGAAGCGTGCAGGTTTTGAGGTAGCCTTTACGAAGTGGAGATCCACGGCACCGGATGAAGACTTGCACACAGATCCGCCAATTACGGATTAA
- a CDS encoding SET domain-containing protein, with product MIEVKQSKLGDGSEFNRGVFATVDIAKGTLIHQAPVVPYPNEDHEHVEKTILEDYVFEYGANHTAILLGYGSLINHSYEPNATYDINFDNHTFDFYAYTDIKAGEEIVINYNGEEDSMDPLWFLDDYEERMLEFNKSNDDEDEKENESQSVDTDTSK from the coding sequence ATGATTGAAGTGAAACAATCCAAGTTGGGTGATGGTAGTGAATTTAACCGCGGGGTATTTGCTACCGTTGATATTGCCAAAGGAACGCTTATCCATCAGGCACCCGTTGTGCCTTACCCGAATGAAGATCATGAGCATGTCGAAAAAACGATCCTGGAAGATTACGTGTTCGAATATGGGGCGAATCATACCGCGATTCTGCTCGGCTACGGCAGTCTGATCAACCACTCTTATGAACCTAACGCTACCTATGATATCAATTTTGATAACCACACCTTTGACTTTTACGCATATACAGATATCAAAGCTGGCGAAGAGATCGTGATCAATTACAACGGTGAGGAAGACAGTATGGACCCACTATGGTTCCTGGACGATTACGAGGAGCGTATGCTGGAGTTCAATAAGTCCAATGATGATGAGGATGAAAAAGAGAACGAGTCCCAGTCCGTGGATACAGACACGAGTAAATAA
- a CDS encoding ABC-F family ATP-binding cassette domain-containing protein encodes MSILNVEKLSHGFGDRAIFNDVSFRLLKGEHIGLIGANGEGKSTFMNIITGKLQPDEGKVEWSKRMRVGYLDQHAVLNKGQSIRDVLRGAFQYLFDMEQEMNDMYGKMGDVTPEELEQLLEDVGTIQDTLTNQDFYMIDAKVDETARGLGLTDIGLDKDVNDLSGGQRTKVLLAKLLLEKPDILLLDEPTNYLDELHIEWLKRYLQEYENAFILISHDIPFLNSVINLIYHMENQNLTRYVGDYNHFQEVHEMRKQQLESAYKRQQQEIADLKDFVARNKASVATRNMAMSRQKKLDKMDVIEIAKEKPKPQFNFRDARTSGKLIFETKGLVIGYNEPLSRPLDLRMERGQKIALVGANGIGKTTLMRSILGEIQALEGTVQRGEHLEIGYFQQEMKDANYNTCIEEIWQEFPSYTQFEVRAALAKCGLTTKHIESKVAVLSGGEKAKVRLCKLINNETNLLVLDEPTNHLDVDAKEELKRALKAYKGSILLISHEPEFYRDVVTETWNCESWTTKVF; translated from the coding sequence ATGAGCATATTAAATGTAGAAAAATTAAGTCACGGTTTTGGTGACCGTGCTATCTTTAACGACGTTTCATTCCGCCTCTTAAAGGGCGAACATATTGGTCTGATCGGGGCCAATGGTGAGGGTAAATCCACCTTCATGAACATTATTACAGGCAAGCTTCAGCCGGATGAAGGCAAGGTGGAGTGGTCCAAACGGATGCGTGTTGGTTATCTGGACCAGCATGCTGTATTGAACAAAGGCCAATCGATCCGTGACGTACTTCGCGGCGCGTTCCAGTATTTGTTTGACATGGAACAGGAAATGAATGATATGTACGGGAAAATGGGCGATGTGACTCCAGAGGAGCTTGAACAACTGCTTGAAGACGTGGGTACAATTCAGGACACGCTGACGAATCAGGATTTCTACATGATCGACGCCAAAGTGGATGAAACCGCACGTGGTCTGGGTCTGACGGATATCGGCCTGGATAAAGACGTCAATGACCTGAGTGGTGGACAGCGTACTAAAGTACTGCTTGCCAAGTTGTTGCTGGAAAAACCCGATATTTTGCTGCTCGATGAGCCTACGAACTATCTGGATGAATTGCATATCGAATGGCTGAAACGTTATTTGCAGGAATATGAGAATGCATTTATCCTCATTTCTCATGATATTCCGTTCCTGAACAGTGTAATCAACTTGATCTATCACATGGAGAACCAGAATCTAACTCGTTATGTGGGCGATTATAATCATTTCCAGGAAGTGCATGAGATGAGAAAACAGCAATTGGAGTCGGCTTACAAGCGCCAACAACAAGAAATTGCTGACCTCAAGGATTTTGTAGCACGTAACAAAGCAAGTGTAGCTACACGCAATATGGCGATGTCCAGACAGAAGAAGCTCGACAAGATGGATGTCATCGAGATCGCCAAGGAGAAACCGAAACCGCAGTTCAACTTCCGTGATGCAAGAACATCCGGCAAGCTCATTTTCGAAACCAAAGGTCTTGTGATTGGTTACAACGAACCGTTGTCCAGACCACTGGATCTGCGTATGGAGCGGGGACAGAAGATTGCCCTCGTTGGTGCCAACGGAATCGGTAAAACAACCCTGATGCGCAGTATTTTGGGTGAAATTCAAGCTCTGGAAGGAACCGTTCAACGCGGTGAACATCTGGAGATTGGATACTTCCAGCAAGAGATGAAGGATGCCAACTACAACACGTGTATTGAAGAGATCTGGCAGGAGTTCCCTTCTTATACCCAGTTCGAGGTTCGTGCTGCACTTGCAAAATGTGGTTTGACTACAAAACACATTGAGAGCAAGGTAGCTGTACTAAGTGGTGGGGAGAAAGCCAAAGTGCGTCTCTGTAAGCTGATCAATAACGAAACCAACCTGCTTGTGCTCGATGAGCCGACGAACCATTTGGACGTTGATGCCAAGGAAGAGTTGAAGCGTGCGCTCAAGGCTTACAAAGGCAGCATTCTGTTGATTTCCCACGAACCGGAATTCTATCGTGATGTGGTTACGGAGACTTGGAACTGTGAGTCGTGGACGACGAAAGTATTCTAA